The DNA sequence AGTAAGACTAGTCTCTGGGCAGAATTAGGTTCTGGAATAAACAATAGAATACGCAGTGAAAAAAATGGATTTGGAGCCATGGATTTTGAACTTGGACAGAGAATTAGCCAATGAGGACTCTATACTAATGTGAACAGAATCACGGAATTAAAGGAGAAAAACAAATAATCAAACAGCAGCTATTAACCTAAATGTTAATGGTACTTGCTCTCTACAGGCTCTCATGGCTTAGCATTCCTGACGCCCTCAGACAGAAGGGCATTGGGGTTCAAATGGAAAGTTTTCCAACCAACCTGAGTTTGTGCTTCAATAACAGTCGACAACACTCAGACAGACATGAGCTCAACAGGCAACATGACATACCTGTCCTGTCTCATAACTCACATCTTGAGGAAAATCATCTCCAAAGAGGGTAAGAAGTGGAATGAACATGGAGATACTGTTTGAGGGTGTTCCAACAACACTCCTTACTTACTCTCCCCTAGCTAATCTTTCTCTCCAACAGTCTTCAGGGCTAGGCTATTGTCTATTGATTCACATTTTTAAGCAAAGCCATTTTATCGAATAAAGGAACAGTGGAGGGGAAATATTGCAACAACACAGCCTCCTCTCTTTGATATttatatttctctccctctatctcaatctgtctctctctctatctctctcaatctgtctATCTTTTTTGGTCTCAGGAGAACAAAGTAGATTCAAGTCATTTGAGTGCTTCTGGTGGCTCGTCCAGGATGGGGGTTGGGGTTCGGGGGTCGGGTGGGGAAAAGAGGTTTGAGCAAGGAGCTGGGCGGCTTGAGGCAGATGCTGGCTCTGTGCTTGGAGAGgttctggtctggtttggtcCTACTTCCCGCCATACATTCTCTCGATGTCGTCCTGGTACTTGCTCTTCAGCTGCTGGCGTTTGAGCTTGAAGGCTTCGGTCACCAGGCCCGACTCGGGGGTCCAGGGGTCGGGGCTCAGACGGATCTTACGGGGGATCTCAAACCGCTCCAGCTGGGCTGCACAGACAGACAAGAAGAGGAATTGCATCACAACTCCAGTCAGAGATGAAACCAAAGCAACCACCAAAAGGAATGGATGACAAAAGTAGAGCTTCAACCTGACTCACTATAACCTgtatctactactaccactaccatctaTCTATAACTTCCCTCGCCTCTCTCCAAGGTCTGATGACCTTTGACCTCTCACCTGATAGGGCGGCCTCGGTGATGACCTGCAGGACCACCTCCTCCATGGCAGCGTTGTCACACAGCTCCTCCCACGAGCCCCGGATAAGATACTGCTCCGCCAGCAAAAGCAGATGCTTCTGATTGGGCACCACAAAGCCAATCACGTACATCTCATCGCTGAAGAGAGATAACGGTTAAGAAGACACCACCATGtctctgtttttttttacatagactgattcacacacacacacagttttgcaTAGCTATCCTCGTGGGAACCAAATAATTGATTCCCatccaaaatcctattttccctaaccctaaatctaaatctaaccctaaccttaaacattaacctaaccataaccctaaccttaaccccaaacctgtaacccctaaccctaaaactgtacctaactcctaaccctaaccctaattgtaaccctaaccctaacccctaagcctaaaataacAGTTTTCCTCGTGGGGAGCGgaaaaatgtccccacttgtccaaATTGTCCTTGTTTACtctccttgtgaggacttctggtacccaCAAGGCAAAGGAGGTTGACagcatcttaattggggaggaagggctcatggtaatggctggagcagaataggtggaatggtatcaaatacatcaaacacatggcttgatgccattccattcactctgttccagccattattatgagccgtcctcccctcagcagcctccactgccacAAGGATtgtcaaacaaaaacacagactcacgctcactgcacacacacacacacacacacctgttggcGTAGGCACAGATGTTGTCTATAAGGGGGCAGTTCTTCAGCATGGCCTCCACCTTCCCCAGAGACACATACTCTCCTGCCTGGAGCTTAACCAGGTCCTTCTTACGATCTgtagacacagggacacactgaGGAGAACTGGAGGGGAAACAGCACATTTTCCACTGCACTgcaattctttacagacagatgTAGACAACAGAGAGCTGTAGGATTTCTGTCAGTCTAAAGTAAACATGGCTCAAGAGGAATTCTCAGAAGTGAGGTGGAATTGGGAAACAGTTGTTCTTGGAAGCTGCCCTGCCAGACTGATGAATGTAGGGGCATAGGTTTTGAAGAAGGGATTCAGTGGTTTTGGGATGATGTTGATGTGGTGTGCTGGCATAGGCAGTATCAGGGAGTTTTCTTTATATACTACTGTACATGgatatcagaggaggctggtttgAGGAGCTACAGGATGATGGGCTCATTGTTATGGCTGGAATGCAATCAGTGAAGTGgtaccaaacacatcaaacatggaaacaatgtttgaCTCTGCTCCATTGATTCCATTTCAACCATTCAATGAGCCCATCATCctacagctcctcccaccagcttccTTTGATGGACATGCCCAAATGTAAATGCTTATTTTAGCAAATATGAACTTGGGTGCATAACCATGGTGAAAGGGGACACTGAGAATTAAGCCATTCAGAAGAGGTGTTAATCCTGCTCCTCACCAATGATCTTGAGGCATCCATCAGGATGGACCTCTCCTATGTCTCCCGTACAGAACCAGCGCTGGCCGTTTTCATCCACAAAGAAGTCCTGGTTCTTGGCCTCGTTCTTGTAGTAACCCATGGTAACATTGGGCCCGCCAATCAgaatctcacctcgtggggtggGCGTGTCTGTGATGTGGTAGCCACCTGGAGGACAGAGCAGTAGCAAAGCAATTAAGTAATAATGTGGCAAAGAAAGTAACTTAAttattaactttatgtcctgaatacaaagcattatgtttggggcaaatccaacacaacacatccctgagtaccattcttcatattttcaagcatggtggtggctgcatcatgttatgggtatgcttgtcattggcaagggcTAGTGactttttttaggataaaaagaaacgttATAGAGCGtaccacaggcaaaatcctagaggataacctggttcagtctgcttttcaccagatgctgggagacaaattcactttATTTTTTAGCATTTTACCTCCTTTATCTTCCCAATTTCAACCTTATCTCAACGCGGCAACTacccaatgggctcgggaggcAATGGTCGAGTcttgcatcctccgaaacatgacccgccaaaccgcgcttcttaacaacTACCCGcttaactcggaagccagccgcaccaatgtgtcagaggaaacgccGTTCACCTGATGAccaaggtcagcctgcaggcgtccGGCCCTCCACTGGGAGTCGCTAGatcacgatgagccaagtaaattccccctggccaaaccctcgccgagcccagacgatgctgggccaattgtgcaccgccctatgggactcctgatcacgtccggttgtgatacagcccgggatcgaactggggtctgtagtgacacctctagcattgcgatgcagtgccttagactgctgcgccactcgggaggcccgacaaattcccctttcagcaggacaattacttaaaacacaaggccaaaaatagttacagttttgacttaaatcggcttgacaatctatggcaagacttgaaaatggctgtctagcaatgatcaaaaaccaatttgaaagagcttgaaggatgttgaaaagaataatgtgcaaatattgtacagtccaggtgtgcaaagcccttagagacttacccagaaagactcacagctgtaattgctgacaaATGTGAACTAGTATTGACTTAAGGGTTTGAATATTTATGTAATCAAGGTATATTAGGGATTTATTTTTCAGAATTTAATTTGACAAATGTTAGAATATgtcttctactttgacattacagagtactTTGTAGATCATTGACACACAGTGACggataaatacatttaaatcccATCTTAtaacaacaacatttggaaaaaatcaagaggtgtgaatactttcttaaggcactgtATGATGGACAACTGTGCAGAGGAAAGAGTTGTGTTCTGAATATCTTCCTTACAAGATCATGGTGAATGCAGTTAAAATATGAGAGGGGGGGGGTAAAGAGACCCAAGGgtcctcctccctgtctgtctgtgtcactcACCCTCCACCCAATCCTTGAGCTTGATTTCAGAACAAATGAGTGGCCCTCCAACTCGCCCTGTACTGTAGTcccacactggaacacacacattcacattatCATCACAAGCTGCATTGACTCACCACGGTATGATACACAGCCGCACTGTTATGCTGAATGCGCCCCATCCGTTACCGTGGAAACCTGATCAAACCATGGTAACCCCGCCAAGGCCGTGCTCTCACTCCCATCCCTGAGGGATGACAGCACTTCCTCATTGGACTGTTAATAGTAATGCTGGGCAACGGATCACTGCTGGCTGCAGTCTTTTACTGCATTGGGGAGAACTAATGGTTATTTCAATGCTGTCTCCCATTTACTTTCTCTTCAGCTCCATCCCTCTGTATCCCAAaaatccctcctttcctccctccaacccctctctctctcacacactctcacactctctctcacactccctcactcTCGCTGATGGTTCCAGCTCCGCAGGTCTCGGTGAGGCCATAGCCCTGGCCCACGGGGCAACAGAAGCAGACATTAATGAAGCGCTGGGTGGCGGCAGAGAGGGGCGCCCCGCCTGACAGCAGCACCCTGGTCTTCCCCCCCAGTAGGGACCGAACCTTCTTAAACACtaggctggagggaggagaggggagggggaggagatcaGTTAATTCATGTTTACACTTCCTGGTTGAACTGTGCCTCAACCTTGTATCAGGTTTTGTGTGTGTAATCGATATAGTGTGTAtatgtaaggtgtgtgtgtactgtagttgaCTGGCGTACTTGTCACACAGTGGTGTGCTGCGTCCCTGGGAGAGCTGCTCCAGCTTGTAGTTGTAGGCCAGAGTGAACAGAGTCCTCTGAGCACTGCTCATCTCCTCCACCTTGGTCATCACATTCTTATAGATACGATCCATTATCTCCTgtagcacacagagacagagagagagagagagagagagagagagagagagagagagagagagagagagagagacagagagagagaaagagggagagggagagggagagagagagacagatagagagagagagacagatagagagagagagacagatagatagagagagagagagagagacagatggagagagggagggagagagagagacagatagagagagagagagagatagatagagagtgagagagagagagacagatggagagagggagggagagagagagacagagagagagagacagatagatagagagagagagagagacagatagatagagagagagagagagagagagagagagagagagagcgagagacagacagatggagagagggagggagagagagagagagagagagagagagagaaaagatgggAGGAATTGAGAAATAGTAAGCATAAGCCAAAAAAGCGAGAAATAAAGATGGGGAGTTGAGTTGGATGTATGAGATGGTAGAAcatagtggaggtggagaggcagagatagggacagaaggaggaggggaaataATAAGAGTGTGGGGTTTGGGTCAATAAGTTCGGGATCTGTATGTATGTGGCCAAAGCACAGTGCTTtacactgtctgtctgcagtCTTAATATGGGGCGTTGGTCCCAGGCCCAGACAGCAGACTCCTGATATGTCTCTGTCAGGAGGTCCAGTTCTGAGGAGCTATGTGAGCACAGAGATAACACATGGAGGGAGTGACATCAGCCAGTGTCTCTTCTCTATCTGCCCAGCAGAGACTCCGTGTCCCATTCCAACCATTTCAATATTAGAGGTTTTAGCTAGATGATGTCTTAGATAGGCCTAAATGCAATCAATTCTGTAAAGATGCTCACAGATTCAGTAACTAGTAAAGCATTCAGAATATACTGTGGTGTATTGGGGAATAATCTGGTCAATATGAAACATACAGTGTATTCAGTGTTACAGTAAACAATAGAATGGCAAAGCTCGACCCTCCTCGCTGCCTGTGGGCATGGAAAACAGTGACCTCATCACTCCCAGAGAGAATgacaaagagagaaggagaggaaccaCTAAGTTATTCAGATGTCCAGTTAGTTGTCCTCGGATCTCAGATTCCACTCTGAAAGAGATGATGGGAGTGATGCTATAATGTCTTAAAGATGgcaccatgtctgtctgtgtgtgtgtgtgtgtgtctgtgtctctgtgtgtttgtgtgtgtgtgtctctgtgtgtgtgtctctgtgtctgtgtgtgtgtgtgtctgtgtctctgtgtctgtgtctctgtgtgtttgtgtgtgtgtttgtctgtgtctctgtctatgtgtgtgtgtctgtgtctctgtctatgtgtgtgtgtctgtgtctctttgtgtttgtgtctctgtctatgtgtgtttgtctgtgtctctgtctatgtgtgtttgtctgtgtctctgtctatgtgtgtttgtctgtgtctctgtgtgtttgtgtctctgtctatgtgtgtttgtctgtgtctctatctgtgtgtgtttgtctgtgtctctgtctatgtgtgtttgtctgtgtctctatctgtgtgtgtttgtctgtgtctctgtctatgtgtgtttgtctgtgtctctgtctatgtgtgtttgtctgtgtctctgtgtctctgtctatgtgtgtttgtctgtgtctctgtctatgtgtgtttgtctgtgtctctttgtgtttgtgtctctgtctatgtgtgtttgtctgtgtctctgtctatgtgtgtttgtctgtgtctctgtctatgtgtgtttgtctgtgtctctgtgtgtttgtgtctctgtctatgtgtgtttgtctgtgtctctatctgtgtgtgtgtctctgtgtgtgtgtgtgtgtgtgtgtgcgcgtgtgtgtgtgtgtgtgtgtgtgtgtgacagcactATCTGTTTCTTATTGACATGGTGACTGTAGGGAGAGTTTGTCCCACTAAAACCCAGGACACTTCAGTGAGTTCCAAAACTGGGCTCCAACTTTGAATGGAGCAAAGGGcacaaacaacaaacaataaaACCAGCTGGTGGGTGTGagagtctgtgtttgtgtgcatgttagataaagtagagagagaggaagttgaTGTGGGACACATGCAGCCTGGTGTCACAGAGGAAAGTGGtggtgctagtgtgtgtgtgtgtgtgtgtgtgtgtgtgtgtgtgtgtgtgtgtgtgtgtgtgtgtgtgtgtgtgtgtgtgtgtgtgtgtgtgtgtgtgtgtgtgtgtgtgtgtgtgagagagagatagagagagtgaaggagtgtgtgtttgtctatgatGGGGAAAACCACACAAGGCTTTCTCACGTTCTGTTTACAGCTGtgaatggttccagacactgggGCCCTCTGACCTGTGTCCCCTGACTCCTAGGGTCCTCTAGGGGAACACACAGATGAAGAGATGCATGGggtctcacagagacagagagagagagagagaagagtgagggaCTTAATGACTCACCAcagagtaagagaaagagagagagaactagagtgagagaaagggagaaccaGAGTGAGATAAAGGGGGACAGACAAGAGTGAGGGACTGAATGACTCACCACagagtaagagaaagagaaagagagagagaaccagagtgagagaaagagaggggggagggagcgagagagagagagggggagatagagagggagggagagagtgagaaaaagagagggggagagcaagagaaagagagggggagagagagggagggagagagagacggggacagagagagggagacagagagagagagcggcaaggagaaagaaggagagagagaggcggaggggagggagaaagagagagggagggcgagagagagagagaaaaagggggaggagagagaggaaagggaagagagagagagtgagagatggagggtaagagagagagagagagagggatttgggagagaaagagaggagagagtgagagagagggagaaagagagagagggggacagagagagacagggggatggagagagcgagagagagggggagacagagagagagggggagggagagagagaaggagagagagggagagagagatttagagggaaagagcgcgcgagagagagagagagaggcagggatggagaaggagggagagagggtgagggagtgagagggagtgagagagggacaaggagagggagagagagagagagggtgagaagggagagagaggaaagggaagggagagagagtgagagagggagaaagcaagagagggggagggagagagatatggagagagagaggtagagggaaagaggtagagggagggggagagggtgagagggagagggattgagagggagagtgggagggggatagaaagagggagaggaaaatgTCAGTACTGGATCAGGAGTACTGATCTTAGTCTGTGTCTGGGAACAATGATGTACAGTCCTGTATGTATGTTTTACCGGCACAGCTGCCAATGTTAAATGTACAGTCCTGTATGTATGTTTTACCGGCACAGCTGCCAATGTTAAATGTACAGTCCTGTATGTGTCTTACTGGCACAGCTGCCAATGTTAAATGTACAGTCCTGTATGTGTCTTACTGGCACAGCTGCCAATGTTAAATGTACAGTCCTGTATGTATGTTTTACCGGCACAGCTGCCAATGTTAAATGTACAGTCCTGTATGTGTCTTACTGGCACAGCTGCCAATGTTAAATGTACAGTCCTGTATGTGTCTTACTGGCACAGCTGCCAATGTTAAATGTACAGTCCTGTATGTATGTTTTACCGGCACAGCTGCCAATGTTAAATGTACAGTCCTGTATGTGTCTTACTGGCACAGCTGCCAATGTTAAATGTACAGTCCTGTATGTGTCTTACTGGCACAGCTGCCAATGTTAAATGTACAGTCCTGTATGTGTCTTACTGGCACAGCTGCCAATGTTAAATGTACATTCCTGTATGTGTCTTACTGGCACAGCTGCCAATGTTAAATGTACAGTCCTGTATGTGTCTTACCGGCACAGCTGCCATTAGAGTAGGCTGCAGAACACTGGTGTCTCCTTTGCTGCCTTTTTTAATCTTTGTCGACTGGTGTGAGAGAGGATACAGTAAAGATACAGTTACTTTACACATATATTCACCTTTTATATATGTGTGTAGTAATGTACAGTCCAAACATGTGCAGAGCAGAGGGGACCACCTCACCTGGTCCGCTAGTGTCTGGGGGGAGGAGTAGCCGATCCTGCAGCCGTGAGCCACACACACCAGCTCTGCACTCAGCTCCAACACATGGGCCAGAGGGAGGTACCCGATGTAGGTGTCATTCTCACTGCCACAGAACAATATAAATAACTTATTATTTTAGcatatggacagacagacagaaagacagatagacagacagacagacagacagacagacagacacagacagacagacagacagacagacagacagacagacagacagacagacagacagacagacagacagacagacagacagacagacagacagacagacagacagacagacagacagacagacagacagacagacagacagacagacaatagtcCAACAGTACACGATCGTCTTTCAATAAACTTGCATGACAAAACTATATGCATAAGAAAGGTTTACACAATTAAACAACAAAATACACAAAGCACTGAAGTAAATGTCCTTCTGTTCCAGATCAACATGCTGTTGCTCTCTGGAGGGTAACgatctgaccccctctctcccatcctccttttCCCATTTTCCTcgctttcctctcttcccccaatCCTGTTCTCCAGAGAAAGTGAGAGTTTTTTTAAGAACACGAAGCACAGCCTTAAACACACGCTTCTGCACGTGCTCAGCTGACACCAAGGACCCAATCAGGAAGTTGTCCTCAAAGATCACTTTGAATGTTTTCTTTAATTCAGCGTTGAAATGGGACCTACTATGACAGCTGAGATCAGTCAAAGAGCATAGTCAGGACATGATGGGATCTTCCTCTAGACAGC is a window from the Oncorhynchus tshawytscha isolate Ot180627B linkage group LG14, Otsh_v2.0, whole genome shotgun sequence genome containing:
- the LOC112267450 gene encoding long-chain-fatty-acid--CoA ligase 3-like, whose amino-acid sequence is MKLKEDLNPVLLLLFQVTVWLYSVLAFLPSYLFSSVSESDAGLGSEQERAQRLKARSVTGHPAGPYRAMGATKRLVSSLHPGVDTLDKVFEDASRRFPDRDCLGTREVVMEEDERQSNGKFFKKVILGQYRWLSYAETHRAAACFGIGLAALGQRAHNNIAIFCETRAEWVIAAQACFMQNFPLVTLYSTLGGPAITHGLNETEVSHIITSRELLETRLKFILLEVPRLQHIIVVDDTPTEWPGYPRGISVHNMANVQGLRTKPENVCQGHKQPMPSDIAVIMYTSGSTGVPKGVMISHSNIIAGITGMAERIPNLGENDTYIGYLPLAHVLELSAELVCVAHGCRIGYSSPQTLADQSTKIKKGSKGDTSVLQPTLMAAVPEIMDRIYKNVMTKVEEMSSAQRTLFTLAYNYKLEQLSQGRSTPLCDNLVFKKVRSLLGGKTRVLLSGGAPLSAATQRFINVCFCCPVGQGYGLTETCGAGTISEMWDYSTGRVGGPLICSEIKLKDWVEGGYHITDTPTPRGEILIGGPNVTMGYYKNEAKNQDFFVDENGQRWFCTGDIGEVHPDGCLKIIDRKKDLVKLQAGEYVSLGKVEAMLKNCPLIDNICAYANSDEMYVIGFVVPNQKHLLLLAEQYLIRGSWEELCDNAAMEEVVLQVITEAALSAQLERFEIPRKIRLSPDPWTPESGLVTEAFKLKRQQLKSKYQDDIERMYGGK